A single window of Camarhynchus parvulus chromosome 9, STF_HiC, whole genome shotgun sequence DNA harbors:
- the SSR3 gene encoding translocon-associated protein subunit gamma: MAPKGGPGGRQQSEEDLLLQDFSRNLSAKSSALFFGNAFIVSAIPIWLYWRIWHMDLVQSAVLYSVMTLISTYLVAFAYKNVKFVLKHKVAQKREDAVSKEVTRKLSEADNRKMSRKEKDERILWKKNEVADYEATTFSIFYNNTLFLVLVIIASFFVLKNFNPTVNYILSISASSGLIALLSTGSK, from the exons ATGGCTCCCAagggcggccccggcggccgGCAGCAGTCCGAGGaggatctgctgctgcaggacttcAGCCGCAACCTCTCGGCCAAGTCCTCTGCGCTCTTCTTCGGCAACGCCTTCATCGTCTCCGCCATCCCTATCT ggcTTTATTGGAGAATATGGCATATGGATCTTGTTCAGTCTGCAGTCCTGTACAGTGTCATGACCCTCATCAGTACCTATCTTGTGGCTTTTGCGTATAAAAATGTCAAGTTTGTCCTCAAACACAA AGTAGCCCAGAAAAGAGAAGATGCTGTTTCCAAGGAGGTGACTCGCAAGCTGTCCGAGGCGGACAACAGGAAGATGTCCCGCAAGGAGAAGGATGAAAG GattctgtggaagaaaaatgaagttgcAGACTATGAAGCAACAACTTTCTCCATCTTCTACAACAACACCCTCTTTCTGGTGCTGGTTATCATCGCTTCCTTTTTCGTGCTGAAGAACTTCAACCCCACTGT AAACTACATCCTTTCTATCAGTGCTTCCTCAGGACTGAttgctctgctctccacaggATCCAAGTAG